The following proteins are co-located in the Syngnathus scovelli strain Florida chromosome 5, RoL_Ssco_1.2, whole genome shotgun sequence genome:
- the cxxc4 gene encoding CXXC-type zinc finger protein 4 isoform X2, which yields MANLSSALCIENGQNADVSLLQKDNLQDGGLSQLLDYNAEMESARIGMSPWNCDNAMLWGRKSAAINPNRTGMHRNDSQRPGKPGVPPETLQMANNNFLSTLSPEHCRPLAGECMNKLKCGGAEAEIMNLPERVGTFSAIPALGGISLPPGVIVMTALHSPAASAAVTDSAFQIANLADCPQNNSSASSGNPAKKKRKRCGVCAPCRRLINCGVCSSCRNRKTGHQICKFRKCEELKKKPGSSLERTPVTNGEAFRWFF from the exons ATGGCTAACCTAAGCAGCGCGCTTTGCATCGAAAACGGACAAAACGCGGACGTGTCGCTTTTACAAAAGGATAATCTCCAGGACGGTGGATTAAGCCAGCTTTTGGATTATAACGCCGAAATGGAAAG CGCCAGGATTGGCATGTCCCCTTGGAACTGCGATAACGCCATGCTTTGGGGGAGGAAATCAGCGGCAATAAACCCTAATAGGACCGGCATGCATAGAAATGACTCCCAGAGGCCGGGTAAGCCTGGCGTGCCGCCAGAGACGCTGCAAATGGCAAATAATAATTTCCTCTCTACCTTATCCCCCGAACACTGCAGACCTTTAGCGGGAGAATGCATGAACAAGCTGAAATGCGGCGGCGCCGAAGCAGAGATAATGAATCTCCCCGAACGCGTTGGAACTTTTTCAGCTATTCCGGCTTTAGGGGGCATCTCATTACCTCCCGGGGTCATCGTCATGACAGCCCTTCACTCCCCCGCAGCCTCGGCAGCCGTTACAGACAGTGCGTTTCAAATTGCCAATCTGGCAGACTGCCCACAGAATAATTCCTCGGCATCCAGTGGAAACCCGgcaaagaagaagaggaaaaggTGCGGGGTCTGCGCGCCCTGCAGGCGGCTAATCAACTGCGGCGTCTGCAGCAGTTGTCGGAACCGCAAAACGGGCCACCAGATCTGCAAGTTCAGGAAATGCGAGGAGCTGaagaagaagcccggctcgtcgCTGGAG
- the cxxc4 gene encoding CXXC-type zinc finger protein 4 isoform X1 has translation MANLSSALCIENGQNADVSLLQKDNLQDGGLSQLLDYNAEMERYRSFANFYKTNGAFPQTAKIARITTPIFPSARIGMSPWNCDNAMLWGRKSAAINPNRTGMHRNDSQRPGKPGVPPETLQMANNNFLSTLSPEHCRPLAGECMNKLKCGGAEAEIMNLPERVGTFSAIPALGGISLPPGVIVMTALHSPAASAAVTDSAFQIANLADCPQNNSSASSGNPAKKKRKRCGVCAPCRRLINCGVCSSCRNRKTGHQICKFRKCEELKKKPGSSLERTPVTNGEAFRWFF, from the coding sequence ATGGCTAACCTAAGCAGCGCGCTTTGCATCGAAAACGGACAAAACGCGGACGTGTCGCTTTTACAAAAGGATAATCTCCAGGACGGTGGATTAAGCCAGCTTTTGGATTATAACGCCGAAATGGAAAGGTACCGATCTTTTGCCAACTTTTACAAAACCAACGGGGCGTTCCCACAAACGGCCAAGATCGCCCGCATCACGACGCCCATTTTTCCCAGCGCCAGGATTGGCATGTCCCCTTGGAACTGCGATAACGCCATGCTTTGGGGGAGGAAATCAGCGGCAATAAACCCTAATAGGACCGGCATGCATAGAAATGACTCCCAGAGGCCGGGTAAGCCTGGCGTGCCGCCAGAGACGCTGCAAATGGCAAATAATAATTTCCTCTCTACCTTATCCCCCGAACACTGCAGACCTTTAGCGGGAGAATGCATGAACAAGCTGAAATGCGGCGGCGCCGAAGCAGAGATAATGAATCTCCCCGAACGCGTTGGAACTTTTTCAGCTATTCCGGCTTTAGGGGGCATCTCATTACCTCCCGGGGTCATCGTCATGACAGCCCTTCACTCCCCCGCAGCCTCGGCAGCCGTTACAGACAGTGCGTTTCAAATTGCCAATCTGGCAGACTGCCCACAGAATAATTCCTCGGCATCCAGTGGAAACCCGgcaaagaagaagaggaaaaggTGCGGGGTCTGCGCGCCCTGCAGGCGGCTAATCAACTGCGGCGTCTGCAGCAGTTGTCGGAACCGCAAAACGGGCCACCAGATCTGCAAGTTCAGGAAATGCGAGGAGCTGaagaagaagcccggctcgtcgCTGGAG